A genomic window from Quercus lobata isolate SW786 chromosome 10, ValleyOak3.0 Primary Assembly, whole genome shotgun sequence includes:
- the LOC115966041 gene encoding uncharacterized protein LOC115966041: protein MLYSKMGMLKLPLVVLICSVFSLLSFIALCDASELTVKFLKTPHAFSNLNSTTFVFEVLLGGSGACTNCNITCKLDDGFGRINASQCENGTVLCEGLQDGNHKFEVCPNGTQGVGCSSYNWTVDTVPPTANITASTDFTNALNVSINISFSESCTGGPSFVCSSVNACNLLVYGDGNVIPTSLKTLQPNLQYSVLVNLSSTAQYGRVILVMDKNFCTDSAGNKFERNKNSNFTLHFDRRSMVVNLTTHVPERQLDVNGETRLVRATNNCVKLRICLTFLVPVLNSSAEILKSLEPKILYSLPMSRGKLLPLNVSKDDPGHRRFEFMVAGCISGMAIVTIRIDENSIINRQGIPVSQADLITFLFDSLRPTVMLITPSDSLMPDIRLSTPPSLGPDVNLTTLYHMRTREHNISVWIKFMEPVVDFDHSKISITGGELVSFEGEESKRKYAVVIRAFHDHDIVSVSVPENVTHDVAGNKNQASKILLVRPYSVPKISTVILVFATTSFVATSIAAGLLTASIASLSSIGTFSPPFSSLPDPASNLFRMAGHIQVFALSRWLGVPLPVGYYEFSRGMQWSIPYFRLPWETGRTHSSAPANSHPIRSKIHDSGIFSSVHHKAIPKSKFLNADEYKQLVQNSGPDPVSNGWEDFSRTMFWLAIIGGTLILLHALLLAILKFKKQRQRGYGVLAFPRFEILLVNLAVPSICEASAALIRGGTTSGIVVGTLILVAVSFLLLNLLWFLSTGITFAKRVLYKEDNQMIQAGRGNPRIAQVTLGPGNEGQWTLNRKQNFDCLTMLVPLFEDLRGPILSITAPDDEAGEGSGGTNLAPLSSAQSMSRSTRSSHIPSTRSSTVATPAVPLTSSTSAHTHGDYQIISRDDKNEEVEVSGGSVPTHAKASSIQNLFMQLRIYYTLIESVRRVLLGAMGGAYKNTWSSTIPVIILLCITSLQLFFLVLEKSFIKRRVQLVEIISVASEVCLFALFLVLVDKELSPKQETIVGVSMLVLFLMGFLPQIVNELYALRRQIKHLDTAEKRFRTGLRIASFGILLFFISQDSLEKLDFFGDNKPNDIGGQGGEEPTNDTGGQGGKESTNDTGGQGDEDTNATERNKNSRRRNKNPKNRNRNKNRNSETTVPEKS, encoded by the exons ATGCTTTACTCCAAAATGGGCATGCTCAAGCTTCCATTGGTGGTTTTAATTTGCTcggttttttctcttttgagttTCATAGCACTCTGTGATGCCTCAGAGCTCACTGTGAAGTTCTTGAAGACTCCCCATgcattctcaaatctcaactCAACCACATTTGTCTTTGAAGTTCTTTTGGGCGGGAGTGGCGCTTGCACCAATTGTAATATCACTTGCAAG TTGGATGATGgctttggccgcattaatgctTCTCAATGTGAAAATGGGACGGTTTTGTGTGAAGGCTTGCAGGATGGAAATCATAAATTTGAGGTTTGCCCCAACGGGACTCAAGGAGTTGGCTGCAGTAGCTATAACTGGACTGTTG ATACAGTCCCGCCAACGGCAAATATCACCGCGTCAACTGATTTCACAAATGCTCTGAATGTCTCTATAAATATATCTTTCAGTGAGTCCTGTACTGGTGGACCAAGTTTTGTATGTTCGTCTGTGAATGCTTGCAAT CTTTTGGTCTACGGTGATGGCAACGTTATACCAACCTCGCTCAAAACTCTACAGCCAAACCTCCAATATTCTGTCCTTGTGAATTTATCATCCACTGCTCAGTATGGGCGAGTGATTTTGGTAATGGATAAGAATTTTTGTACTGACAGTGCAGGGAACAAATTTGAAAGAAACAAGAATTCTAATTTCACTCTGCATTTCG ATAGACGAAGTATGGTTGTCAACTTAACTACTCATGTTCCCGAAAGGCAACTTGACGTTAATGGTGAAACTAGACTGGTGCGAGCAACTAATAATTGTGTTAAACTAAGGATCTGTTTGACCTTTCTAGTGCCAGTTCTCAACTCATCTgcagaaattttaaaatctctTGAAccgaaaattttatattctctCCCAATGAGTCGGGGCAAGCTTCTTCCTCTGAATGTCAGTAAAGATGATCCTGGGCATCGCAGATTTGAATTTATG GTTGCTGGATGTATATCTGGCATGGCTATAGTCACAATAAGAATTGATGAAAACTCTATAATAAACAGACAAGGGATTCCAGTTTCCCAAGCTGATCTTATTACTTTCCTATTTG ATTCTTTGAGGCCTACTGTAATGTTGATTACACCTTCAGATTCTCTGATGCCTGATATAAGGTTAAGTACACCCCCTTCTCTGGGGCCTGATGTAAATTTGACTACTCTGTACCACATGAGGACAAGAGAACACAACATCTCTGTGTGGATAAAATTCATGGAGCCTGTAGTTGACTTCGACCATTCTAAAATATCAATCACAGGAGGGGAATTAGTGAG CTTTGAAggagaagaaagtaaaagaaaatatgcTGTAGTGATAAGAGCATTCCATGACCACGATATTGTATCTGTCAGTGTTCCTGAAAATGTAACTCACGATGTTGCtggaaacaaaaatcaagcttCCAAAATTCTACTAGTAAGGCCAT ATTCTGTGCCCAAAATATCTACTGTAATTTTAGTATTTGCAACTACTTCATTTGTGGCGACATCTATTGCTGCCGGGCTGCTTACGGCTTCAATTGCAAGCCTTTCCTCTATCGGGACATTTTCTCCAccattttcttctcttcctgATCCTGCGAGTAATCTTTTT AGAATGGCAGGCCATATTCAGGTTTTTGCATTATCTAGATGGTTGGGAGTACCACTACCAGTGGGGTATTATGAATTTTCAAGGGGTATGCAATGGAGCATTCCCTACTTCAGGCTTCCCTGGGAAACTGGGCGCACTCACTCAAGTGCTCCTGCCAACTCACATCCCATTAGGTCTAAAATTCATGATTCAGGAATTTTCTCGAGTGTGCACCATAAGGCTATTCCCAAATCCAAGTTTTTGAATGCAGATGAATATAAACAACTCGTTCAG AATAGTGGACCAGACCCTGTTTCAAACGG GTGGGAGGATTTTAGTAGAACCATGTTTTGGTTAGCCATAATTGGCGGCACTTTAATACTACTGCATGCTTTACTCCTTGCCATCCTAAAATTCAAGAAGCAAAGGCAGAGGGGTTATGGAGTACTCGCATTCCCAAGATTTGAAATATTACTTGTTAATCTTGCAGTGCCTAGTATTTGTGAGGCATCTGCTGCTCTAATTAGAG GAGGAACGACATCAGGGATTGTAGTTGGCACTTTGATTCTGGTTGCTGTGTCTTTTCTACTGCTGAACTTGCTCTGGTTCCTTTCTACGGGTATTACATTTGCAAAGCGAGTTCTATACAAAGAAGATAATCAAATGATTCAAGCAGGACGTGGAAATCCCAGAATAGCCCAAGTAACTTTGGGTCCTGGTAATGAAGGCCAGTGGACATTGAACAGGAAACAAAACTTTGATTGCCTAACCATGCTAGTGCCTCTATTCGAAGATTTAAGAGGCCCCATTCTCTCTATCACTGCCCCTGATGACGAAGCTGGAGAGGGTTCTGGCGGCACTAACTTGGCTCCACTGAGTTCAGCACAAAGTATGTCCCGTTCAACTAGGTCGAGTCATATTCCCTCGACAAGATCAAGTACCGTAGCAACTCCGGCAGTCCCATTGACATCCAGCACAAGTGCTCATACACATGGTGATTATCAGATCATTTCCCGTGATGACAAAAATGAAGAGGTAGAGGTTTCTGGGGGTAGTGTTCCTACACATGCAAAAGCATCTTCTATCCAAAATCTATTTATGCAACTCAGAATATACTACACATTGATTGAGTCCGTGAGACGCGTTTTGCTAGGGGCAATGGGAGGTGCCTATAAGAATACTTGGTCTTCTACGATTCCCGTTATAATCTTGTTATGCATCACTTCTTTGCAGCTCTTCTTCCTTGTTCTCGAAAAGTCATTTATTAAGAGACGAGTTCAATTGGTTGAGATAATCTCAGTTGCCAGTGAAGTATGTTTATTTGCTCTCTTTTTGGTTCTCGTGGACAAGGAATTGTCACCCAAGCAAGAGACTATAGTTGGAGTGTCCATGCTTGTACTTTTCCTGATGGGATTTTTACCACAAATTGTGAATGAATTGTATGCTTTGCGCAGACAGATAAAGCACCTAGACACAGCTGAAAAGCGTTTTCGAACTGGTTTGAGGATAGCTTCATTTGGAATTCTTCTATTTTTCATCTCACAGGATTCTTTGGAAAAGCTagatttttttggggataataAGCCTAATGACATTGGTGGCCAAGGAGGTGAAGAGCCGACTAATGACACTGGTGGCCAAGGGGGAAAAGAGTCAACTAATGACACTGGTGGCCAAGGGGATGAAGATACTAATGCAACTGAAAGGAACAAGAACTCTAGGAGAAGGAACAAGAACCCTAAGAACAGGAACAGGAACAAGAACAGGAACTCAGAAACTACTGTGCCAGAAAAATCTTAG